In Oryza brachyantha chromosome 2, ObraRS2, whole genome shotgun sequence, a single window of DNA contains:
- the LOC102700960 gene encoding lysine--tRNA ligase, chloroplastic/mitochondrial, producing MEALRVWRASSNLLSFTASRAAKAAPAVRPLSLHVRCCSPAAATTKPPPPPPQDRRRRSASSSTSTSDRESIRAIRLKKVEELRGKGYEPYAYKWNRTHTTKELQDGYTHLENGEVCADVSVSIAGRIVARRAFGKLVFMTIRDDSGTIQLYCEKDSLTEEQFEQLKSFIDIGDIIGANGSIKKTEKGELSVYVKNFEILTKSLLPLPDKYHGLTDVDKRYRQRYVDMIANPEVADVFRTRAKVVSEIRKTMESFGFIEVETPVLQGAAGGAEARPFITHHNSLQRDLFLRIATELHLKRMLVGGLEKVYELGRIFRNEGISTRHNPEFTTIEMYEAYSDYESMMNLAEEIVTRCAMATHGKLRVDYQGTEISLERPWRRETMHSLVKEATGIDFNSFGEDVESAKNAARGFLGIKTESSDNISLQACSSVGHILNEVFETVVESSLVQPTFVLDYPVEISPLAKAHRRCAGLTERFELFICGREIGNAFSELTDPIDQRGRFENQIKQHNAKRAAMNKEVKSNEGKDDDDDFSYEVSLDEDFLTSLEYGMPPASGMGLGIDRLVMLLTNSASIRDVIAFPVLKIQQ from the exons ATGGAGGCGCTGCGGGTGTGGAGGGCTTCATCCAATCTTCTCAGCTTCACGGCCTCCCGCGCCGCCAAGGCCGCCCCAGCCGTGAGgcccctctccctccatgTCCGCTGctgctcccccgccgccgccaccacgaagccgcccccgcccccgcctcaggaccggcgccgccgaagcgcctcctcgtccacctccacctccgacCGCGAATCCATCCGCGCCATTCGCCTCAAAAAG GTTGAGGAGCTGAGAGGGAAGGGCTACGAACCGTACGCATACAAGTGGAACAGGACTCACACTACCAAGGAGCTTCAGGATGGGTATACTCATCTCGAGAATGGCGAGGTCTGTGCTGACGTGTCTGTGTCCATTGCTGGGAGGATTGTGGCCCGAAGAGCATTTGGAAAACTGGTTTTTATGACCATAAGAGATGATTCTGGGACTATTCAG CTTTACTGCGAGAAAGACAGCCTTACTGAAGAGCAGTTTGAACAACTGAAGTCGTTTATTGATATCGGTGATATCATAGGTGCAAATGGGTCCATAAAAAAGACAGAAAAAG GGGAACTATCTGTTTACGTGAAAAACTTTGAAATCCTTACAAAATCCTTACTCCCACTACCTGATAAGTACCATGGCTTAACTGATGTGGACAAGCGGTATCGCCAAAg GTATGTTGACATGATTGCAAATCCTGAGGTTGCTGATGTATTCCGAACCAGAGCGAAG GTTGTTTCTGAAATCCGCAAGACAATGGAATCATTTGGCTTCATAGAAGTTGAAACGCCAGTTCTACAG GGAGCAGCAGGTGGTGCGGAAGCAAGACCATTTATAACCCACCATAACTCACTGCAAAGAGATCTTTTCTTGAGGATTGCAACAGAACTGCATTTGAAAAGGATGCTG GTTGGAGGGCTTGAGAAAGTTTATGAGCTTGGAAGAATATTCAGGAATGAAGGCATTTCTACTCGCCATAATCCTGAATTTACCACGATTGAG ATGTATGAAGCATATTCAGACTATGAAAGCATGATGAATTTGGCTGAGGAAATTGTTACTAGATGCGCAATGGCTACTCATGGCAAGCTCAGGGTTGATTATCAG GGAACCGAAATCTCCCTTGAAAGACCATGGAGGAGGGAAACCATGCACTCTCTTGTCAAGGAAGCAACTGGAATTGACTTTAATAGTTTTGGAGAAGATGTCGAATCTGCCAAAAATGCTGCAAGAGGATTCCTAGGGATCAAAACAGAAAGCAGTGATAATATCTCATTGCAAGCCTGTTCATCCGTTGGACATATTCTCAATGAG GTCTTTGAGACTGTTGTTGAATCAAGTCTGGTACAGCCAACATTTGTTCTCGACTACCCAGTTGAGATATCACCATTGGCAAAAGCACATCGGAG GTGTGCTGGTCTTACTGAGCGATTTGAACTTTTCATATGTGGTCGTGAGATTGGTAATGCATTTTCTGAGCTCACAGATCCAATTGATCAG AGGGGTCGTTttgaaaatcaaattaaacagCACAATGCTAAACGTGCTGCAATGAATAAGGAGGTAAAATCTAACGAGGGCAaggatgatgacgatgatttTTCCTATGAAGTTTCCTTAGACGAAGACTTCCTGACATCCCTTGAATACGGAATGCCACCTGCTTCTGGAATG ggCCTTGGAATCGATCGACTAGTAATGCTTTTGACCAACTCGGCGAGTATAAGGGATGTTATTGCCTTTCCAGTCCTGAAGATTCAACAATAG
- the LOC102700682 gene encoding probable phospholipid hydroperoxide glutathione peroxidase → MPSRPAPFISRLRLLRTAAPLSPPPPSAPPRYSHRVLASPSDVLRPPSVSAAVSPLVRPVAAGFALFSMAASSSAASVHDFTVKDASGKDVDLSTYKGKVLLIVNVASQCGLTNSNYTELSQLYEKYKDQGFEILAFPCNQFGGQEPGSNEEIVQFACTRFKAEYPIFDKVDVNGDNTAPIYKFLKSSKGGLFGDNIKWNFSKFLVDKEGRVVERYAPTTSPLSIEKDIKKLVGSS, encoded by the exons ATGCCGTCTCGCCCAGCCCCGTTCATCTCTCGCCTCCGGCTCCTCCGAACCGCCGCCCCcctctccccgccgccgccctccgcgccgccgcggtacAGCCACCGCGTCCTCGCTAGCCCTTCCGACGTGCTTCGTCCGCCGagcgtctccgccgccgtctcgccgctggtccgcccggtcgccgccggatTCGCGCTGTTCAGcatggccgcctcctcctccgccgcatcCGTCCACGACTTCACCGTCAAG GATGCAAGTGGCAAAGATGTGGACTTGAGCACCTACAAGGGGAAAGTTCTCCTCATCGTCAATGTTGCATCTCAGTG TGGCTTGACCAATTCCAACTACACGGAGCTGAGCCAGTTGTATGAGAAGTACAAGGACCAGG GTTTTGAGATCCTTGCTTTCCCATGCAACCAGTTTGGTGGACAGGAGCCTGGCAGCAATGAGGAGATTGTCCAATTTGCTTGCACCCGCTTCAAGGCCGAGTATCCAATTTTTGACAAG GTTGATGTTAATGGTGACAACACTGCACCCATCTACAAGTTTCTGAAGTCCAGCAAAGGTGGTCTTTTTGGTGACAATATCAAATGGAACTTCTCCAAATTCCTGGTCGACAAAGAGGGGCGTGTTGTGGAGCGCTATGCACCAACTACTTCTCCGCTCAGCATCGAG AAGGATATCAAGAAGCTGGTTGGAAGTTCTTAA